The Corynebacterium suranareeae genome window below encodes:
- the cysK gene encoding cysteine synthase A: MGNVYNNITETIGRTPLVKLNKLTEGLDATILVKLESFNPANSVKDRIGLAIIEAAEQSGDLKPGGTIVEATSGNTGIALAMVGAARGYNVVLTMPETMSNERRVLLRAYGAEIVLTPGAAGMQGAKDKADEIVAERENAILARQFENEANPKVHRETTVQEILEDTDGNVDIFVAGFGTGGTVTGVGQVLKEKNPNVEIYTVEPEASPLLTTGKAGPHKIQGIGANFIPEVLDRKVLDDVLTVSNEDAIAYSRKLAVDEGILGGISTGANIKAALDLAAKPENAGKTIVTIVCDFGERYVSTVLYEDIRD; the protein is encoded by the coding sequence ATGGGTAACGTGTACAACAACATCACCGAGACCATCGGCCGCACCCCACTGGTGAAGCTGAACAAGCTCACCGAAGGCCTGGACGCAACCATCCTGGTCAAGCTGGAATCCTTCAACCCAGCAAACTCCGTGAAGGACCGCATCGGTCTGGCCATCATTGAAGCAGCAGAGCAGTCCGGTGACCTGAAGCCAGGTGGCACCATCGTTGAAGCAACCTCCGGCAACACCGGTATCGCACTCGCAATGGTTGGCGCTGCACGTGGTTACAACGTTGTCCTCACCATGCCAGAGACCATGTCCAACGAGCGTCGCGTCCTGCTCCGCGCTTACGGTGCAGAAATTGTTCTCACCCCAGGTGCAGCTGGCATGCAGGGTGCAAAGGACAAGGCAGACGAGATCGTCGCTGAGCGCGAAAACGCAATCCTTGCTCGCCAGTTCGAGAACGAGGCAAACCCAAAGGTTCACCGCGAAACCACCGTTCAGGAAATCCTCGAAGACACCGACGGCAACGTTGACATCTTCGTCGCAGGTTTCGGTACCGGCGGAACCGTAACTGGCGTTGGCCAGGTTCTGAAGGAAAAGAACCCAAATGTTGAGATCTACACTGTTGAGCCAGAGGCTTCCCCACTGCTTACCACCGGCAAGGCTGGCCCACACAAGATCCAGGGCATCGGCGCAAACTTCATCCCTGAGGTCCTAGACCGCAAGGTTCTCGATGACGTGCTCACCGTCTCCAACGAAGACGCAATCGCTTACTCCCGCAAGCTTGCTGTTGACGAAGGCATCCTCGGCGGCATCTCCACCGGTGCAAACATCAAGGCTGCGCTGGACTTGGCAGCAAAGCCAGAGAACGCTGGCAAGACCATCGTCACCATCGTCTGCGACTTCGGTGAGCGCTACGTCTCCACCGTTTTGTACGAAGACATCCGCGACTAA